ATATTGATGCGACACAGGTTGTAGGTGGTCAGGTTGCTCTCCTGCCCAAAGAATCCTATTCGCACGTTTTCCTTGCCGAGAATCTTGGCAAACTTCAAAAGTAGCGAACCGGAACCGCAAGCCGGGTCATAGACCTTGTTGACTTCCTTTTTACCGACGGTCGCGATACAGGCCAGCAGTTCACTTACTTCCTGCGGGGTAAAAAATTCTCCTCCGGACTTGCCCGCGTTGGAAGCGTACATGGTCATCAAAAACTCATAGGCGTCGCCAAAAGCGTCGATCGTATTGTCATAGTAATTGCCCAGCCGCAGATCTCCAATTGCTTCTAAAAGTTTCACCAGTTGTTGGTTTCTTTTTTCTACCGTATTGCCGAGTTTGCTGGAGTTGACGTCAAGGTCATCAAACAAGCCTTTGAGATCGTCTTCACTGTCAGAACCTTTGGCCGAATTTTCAATGTTGCGAAACACTGCGGCCAGCGTTTCGTTAAGGTTGGCGTCGTGGCGCGCCTTGGCGCGGACATTAACAAAAAGCTCGCTAGGTAAAATATAGAACCCTTTTTCCTTTACCGTATCGGTACGACCAAACTCCGCTTTCTCATCCGTAAGGTTGGCGTAATCAAAGTCTTTATTACCGCTACGACGTTCGTCTTCATTGATGTAGCTGGTGAGATTTTCGCTAATGAAGCGGTAAAAAAGCATTCCCAAGACATATTGTTTGAAATCCCACCCGTCGACGCTGCCGCGCAAATCATTGGCAATCTGCCAGATAGCGCGATGCAGTTCTGTGCGTTCCTGCTCTTTTGTCGCGTTGTTATTTGTGTTATTATTCATAAATTGAATCCTTATAAAGATTAGAGCTTATTTAATAAGTATAAATACGAATACATTTGCTGCTCCCCATAATTGTTTTTGTTTTTCAGTCATAATTTTATTGGGTTGTTAATAAACTCATTTTAAAAACAGATAAGTATTTACTCAAGGATAACATTGCTTACTTCTTAATGCATTGGCATATATACAATCAGTCTCATTATCTTGAAGGATTCGAGTCACCGATATAGAAGATTAGCACAAAGGAACAAAGGGGTGATTACCATAAGTGATAGAAGTAGCTGTATGCGGGTACCAATAACCATGCCGCCAGATATGTTTGAGGGCTTAGAAGCGCTGAGCCTAAAGGCTAGAATAACCGGTGGGCGAAAATTGGCCAATACAGAACTGGTAAGATCGGCAGTTAATGTCTTGTTAAAGTCAAATATTGATATAAGCGGTTGCAAAAACGAAGAAGAAGTTGAAGAGAGATTCTTGATGGCCATTCTATCTAGGCCTAGCTAAGCATCTTCAGCTATGACCCTTATTAGCTTAGCAGCCAAAACCTGCTTGCTTTCACTTTTGCTTGCTAATTCTTCAATAGCGGTTTCAAGAAGAGGGTGCAGTTTATAATGCTTTTCTGTTGGCGGTAGCAATCCCGCCCGCTCAATCCCCCATTTTGGCAACTATAAGCTAACCAACATCACAACTGCAGCTATTAAGGAGTTTATATCAAAAGAGCACGAGGAAGGCCAGAAGCAAGAACATAAACTATCCCCACGCTCTATCCAGTATCACCTGGTCGTTTTAAAGGCAATACTGAAGACTGCCTGCATTGATGGATACTTAAAGCAAAACCCTGCTGAGTATGTTAAACCGCCAAGGCAAGAGAAGCAAGAAACCGAAGTATTAACCCCACAAGAAATTAAGCTCCTGTTTGATACGGCACAAGAGCCTTTAAAACGTTCTTTATGATAGCTGCACTAACTGGCCTGCGACGTGGTGAAATATTGGCCTTGCGCTGGTCTGATATCGACCTCGAAAAAAGGTTTATCTATGTCCGCCAAAATATTGTTATGGGCGTGATTGATACTCCGAAATCTAATACCAGCAGGCGCGTAGTTGGCATATCTGATAAGCTTCATGCAGCGCTGCTGAACCTGCAATTAAGTGCGCCCGAAGGCTCTGAATTCATCTTTTTGATAAAGAAAGAAGGTAATCTCTACGATGCCCCCCACATCTCAAGGATACAGTTCCACAAAGCAATTAAGGCTGCAGGAATAACAAAGAAGATCAGATTTCACGACCTTCGCCATAGCTTCGCTACCCTACTGAAAAACCAGGGAGTCCACCGAAACGATATTCAAGGCGTTGTGGGCCATTCTTCCGCGACCGTAACAGACATCTATATGCACCTAATGCCTGAGATTTATTCTAAGATTGCGAGCACTGCAGAAGACGCGATATTTAGCGAATAATTTTTTTTCTAGTTGTTGTTAGCAAATTGTTAGCAAATAAGCGAAAACCACCAGATATTTGCCTGGTGGTTTTCTTATATTCCCTGCTTATTTTGCACGCCCGATAGGATTCGAACCTATGACCCTCGGATTAGAAGTCCGATGCTCTATCCAGCTGAGCTACGGGCGCATACTTGAAATTAGAAACTACGAAAGGCCGCCAGGCTGAGGCCTTTGGCCATCTTCAGCGCTCAAAGCGCTTTTCTTGAGCGGACGACGGGATTCGAACCCGCGACCAACAGCTTGGAAGGCTGTGACTCTACCAACTGAGTTACGTCCGCATGTACGCTAGGAATTGCTTCCCCGACCTCACCCCGGGCGATGCTTCACTCACCCCGACAAGGTGTTATTCAATTCTTAGCAGCTCAAGAAAGTGCGAAATGCTTCTTTTAGCTGCGTTGAAATGATAGCAGAATTGCTTTGAAAAGTCGAGACGACGGTGACCTGTACGAAAACCGGCCACACATGATCCTCATTATTGTTATTCCAAATCTGGAGCAGAATTGCTCATTCCTAATGAATCACCGAGTGCATCAATTTAAGACACTAAGTGTCGATTATCGCTAGAAGAGACTGTAGACTCTGTATTATCACCCGTTTTGCCGGCACATTCAGAAGATTTGTGTAGTGTCACACAGTTCCGACCGCTCTTCTATTGGTGTATATTCCTGGGATAAGTTGCAGAAGCGTCAAGCTGAAGTTTTTGCCGCCTACCTTCTCATGCCAAAACTAAGGCTTACAACGAGGCATTTCCAAACCGCAAGATCGAACCTGGTTGAAGACTACGGCATTATGGAAAAGTTTGCGGGATTTCGGTTGAAATTATTGGAAGCTGTGCTCCAGCAAGATAATGTATCTACTCCTAAGCCAATAATATTATCATTTGTTAGTATATCGTAGATAACAGATTCTGAGTTTGTGAGTATCTCGATTCTACTATCAACAGGCTTACCCTTTTCAATTCTTAGGATGGCAAGGCCATTGTTATCTTGAGCTTTTTGTTCTTGGGCCGTGAAATCCAGAGCATTCCTGTTGGCTTCAGATGGCGTTTGAGTTTAGGGAATAGATCGTCCATCTCGGCCTGAGTTATAGTAAAGACATGAATATAGTCGAACTGTCCTCGGAGTTGAGAAGCAATGTTAAGAGTTGGCAGGTTTATAGCATCCAGAGCGGACTGCGGGGCATTCCCAAAGAATGCTCGCATTCCCTCTCGGATTCCCATCTTTTGTGATACATCTCTCATCGCGAATGCTCCTTGATTGCTTTGACGCTTTTGTGCGCCTAACAATGTTTATACTAATCCGTATAATACGCCAAAATTGCTATTTGCGCCCACATAAGACGCCTTGCGTATTCCGACGATTTCGGCCACCGATTCCGATTTATTCCGGCCGCTTTCGGAGCGAAGCGACGCCGGCAACTTAATTCAACCCGATTAGATTAAAAAGCCGGCGGTAAATAAAAATAATTTGGAAATAATATCCTTGATAATATAACTATATCAGTTATAATGACTGTATTAACTAGAGGAGGTGTTATGCAGGTGGAGAAAAAAGAAAACGCTATGACGGCCAGGAAAAACTTCGGACGGCTTATGGAAGAAGCACACTACCGAGGCGATGAGATCATCGTTGAGCGTGCCGGGAAACCAATGGTTGCGATTATCTCATACGCCGAATTTCAAGAGTTTAAACAGCAACGAAGGAAGGATTTTGAGATTTTAGACAAGATTAGGGCCAAGAATCAAGGCGCCAAGCCTGAAGAAGTAGAGGCTGCGGTTGAATCAGCGCTATCTAAAATTAGAAGAGGTTAAGCATGATTAAGGCATGCATAGATACCAATGTTTTTGTAAGCGGAACCATCTCAAGCTCAGGTGCACCTTTTGAGATACTTGAAGCTTGGCGGGACCGCGAATTTATATTGCTTGCCTCGGATGAGATTATTGCCGAGATAAGCAAGGTTTTAAATTATCCCAAGATAAAGAAGACCTTTTCTCTAACAGACGAAGAGATCGAGAAGGATTTATTGCTTCTTGGTAAGTACTCTCAGATAACCCCTGGCGAGCTAAGACTAGATATCATAACCGAAGATCCATCAGATAATATATTTTTGGCTTGTGCAGTCGAAGGCAAAGCGGACTTCATTATTTCCGGGGATAATCATTTGCTTCAAGTGGGCACCTATCAGAGAATTCAGATAATCACGCCTCGTGAGTTCGTCGATCAGCTAATATCTTAAGGGATGCGGGGCTATGAATAACAAATCATCGGATATTATAGTTACAAAACGGCGAAATTCAGATAGGCTTGATATTCAAAATGAGCTTGCTGACCATGAGCTTACAAAAGCATTAGAAGAAAGCCAAAAGCAGCACGAGTTCGGCGATGTCGGCACCGAAGTGACCTCTTTGATGCAATCTTTAATTCTTCGAGTTCGAATAAGAACTCTCTGGTCGGGGTGAGAGGATTCGAACCTCCGACCCCCGGTTCCCAAAACCGGTGCTCTAACCAAACTGAGCCACACCCCGAAATATACGGCATACCCTGAAGGTATGCCAGATGGTATTTTAGCACATAGTCGGTGGAAAGTGCAGTAATTAATATCTGTTTGTTGCTGTCCGTTGCTGAGGGTTATCGTCCGCCGTTGCGCGTTATCCTAGCAGTAAACGGATTATGAACGCTTCAGGTGCCCGCGAACCTCTTCCATCTTCTCCCGCATCTTCATGAACGCTTGCCCGCGATGGCTTATCTTGTTCTTCTCGTCGAGACCCATCTCCGCGACGGTGCGCGTCTCCCCTGTCGGAAAAAAGAGCGGGTCGTAGCCGAAGCCCAGCGCACCGCGCGGCTCAAAGCCTATCCGTCCCTCGACCGTGCCTTCGGTCGAAATCCTCCAACCGTCCGGCGTCATCAATATGGCGACGCAGCGAAAACGCGCGGTTCGCTCATCCTCTGGAACGCCGTCGAGCGCCCGCAGCAGCTTCTCGTTGTTCTTGGCGGCGTTTCCATGCTCGCCCGCGTATATGGCGGAGTCGACACCGGGGTCGCCCCCCAGGGCGTCCACCTCGAGACCGGAATCATCGGAGACCGCCGATTTCCCGTACTTCTCGACCAGCGCCTCCGCTTTAAGCAAAGCGTTATCGTAAAAGGTCGTCCCGGTCTCCTCGACATCCGGCCAGTCGGAAAAATCTTTATACGTGTAGACCTTCACGTCGGACAACTCGAGGATATCGACGATTTCCCTGATTTTGCCGTCGTTCTTACTTGCTATGATGAGTTCCAACATTGACCGACAAATCCTTTCCGAGAATCTCGCGCTGCAGGGAGATAAGCTCCGATGCTCCCTTTTCCGCCAAGTTGAGAAGTTGCTCCAGCTCAGAGCGCTCAAAGGGGTGCTCTTCGGCGGTACCCTGAACCTCGATGAACTTGCCCGAAGCCGTCATCACCACGTTCATGTCGACCTGCGCCTTGCAATCCTCCTCATAACAAAGGTCGAGCAACGGAACACCATCGACGACGCCGACGCTTACCGCCGATACGAAATCAGAGAGCGGCAACTCGGCTACTCGCCTATTCGCGACGAGCCATCTGAGCGCGTCATATAATGCGATAAACGCGCCGGTAATCGACGCGGTCCGTGTGCCGCCATCGGCTCGCACCACATCACAATCTATCCAAATCGTCACCTCGGGCAACGCCTTTAAGTCTACCACCGAGCGGAGCGAACGTCCTATTAGGCGCTGAATCTCATGGGTGCGCCCCCCGACGCGGCCCTGGCTCGCCTCGCGCACCATCCTGATTCCGGTCGAGCGCGGCAGCATGCCGTATTCGGCGGTAACCCAGCCCTGACCCTGCCCGCGCAGCCAATTCGGTACCCTATCTTCGACTGTGGCGGTGCAAATGACGTTTGTGTTGCCCATCTCGATAAGGACCGAGCCCTCCGCGTGCGGCAAGTAATTTCTGGTTATACTGACTTCCCGAATATCGTCGGGTCGCCTTCCATCGGCGCGCTCCATAAGTCTCTCCTTCGTTATTAAATATCGCGGCTTAAACCCCCGCGACGCTTGAGTATCTTATATCAACACCTGGTTCCACGTTATAGCAATAAGCGCTGGTTGGCAAATAAGGCTCGCGTCTAGACCATCCGCGAAATCTTTTCTCCGAATGTTGGTTTGGCTGATTTTATGCTCGACATCGACGATTTAACGGTTCATTTTTTCGCGAAATACGTCTTCCCTGATTAAAATCCGCCGCTTCAGCACCAGCCGCAAGAGCGGATACCCGAGACCATAGACTACCACCGTCTGGCCGATTCCCACAAAGAGAACACTCGGCCAATATGGAAGGTCGAGGACGATTTTCAAGAGCGCGGCAACACCAAAAGCATTGAGCACCACCGGCGCCGTCAGCGCCAACAAGGGATTCTTGATTCTCCATACGAACACAGCCGAAAGCAAAGTCAGAAGCGAGCCGAATACTATGTCGAGCATGCCCAGGGATGTCCCCATGAGCGTGCCGATACTATTTGCCAGCAAGCAACCGACAAACAGGCCCGGTATCGCCGCCGGCTCAAAAAACGCCAAAATGCTGAGGGCTTCGGAGAGCCTAAATTGGACCGTACCGAAGCTTATGACATTTAGCGGCGGCGTCACGGTAAGCGCCACATACATCGCCGCGATAATAGCTCCCCTGGTCAGCCAAATGATTCTATCCTTTTTCAACGCGATTCACCTTTGCTTTCAATGGGAGATGGACACGCTCGACATGGGCTATCTCCCGGCCTAAAAACCGCGCCCCCAGCCGACCAAAGACGTGCTCATCCCCGCTCGAAAAGAATCTCGGCTCCGGGCTCGTGCCGCCTTCACGTAAGCGGTCTTTGCGCTGCAAAAATTCCTTGAGTTCACGCGCGGTTTCTTCGGCCGAGCTTATTAGCGTGATATCGTCTCCGGCGACTTTCGCAATCGTATCCGACAAGAGCGGGTAGTGCGTGCATCCTAGAATCAAACTATCGATACCGTCGCGCACCAAGGGGTCGAGATACCATTTGACGGCCCCTTCCACCCTCTCGCCCGCTATCTCGTCGCGCTCAACGAAGTCCGCGAGTTCCGGACAAGCGAGCGAATAGGCTTTAACCCCGGCGTCTATCGTCTTCATGGACGTAATATATGAGCCGCTCGATATCGTCGCCTGCGTACCTATGACCCCCACACGCCGGTTCCGCGTCGCCTGAACCGCCGCCCGCGCGCCCGGCTCGATGACGCCGATAATCGGGATACTGTAGAATTGCTGGGCCGCTTCGAGCGCGGCCGCCGACGCGCTATTGCAAGCTATCACTATAAACTTGACATCATACATGAGCAAAAAATCGATTATCTCAAAGACAAACCCCCGAAGCTCCCGCGCGCTACGCGGCCCGTAAGGAAACCTCGCGGTATCGCCGAAATAGAGCGTCTGCTCGTGCGGCAGTTGGCGCACGATCTCACCGACGACCGTCAAGCCGCCGAGCCCCGAGTCGAATATCCCTATCGGCCTGCTATCCATTCTTCCTCCACGTTAACGCTGCGCTATAAATACCGCACTAAAACAGCATTCCTCATTATAGCTAAAATGAGCTGAAAATAATAAAGATTAGGGGATATTTTGCGCAGTTTTGGCGCAAACTAGTACTCCATCACACGTTTTATGAGTTGTCATTCTGAGTGAAACGAAGAATCTCTAAAGCTTGAGATTGTTCGGTCGTTTTCAACTCCCCCAGAATGACGGATACTAGTCGATGTATGTGTGATGGAGTACTGGTTCGAAGAGTTTGGCATATAAGAAACTAAGGGACACATGACTTTAAATAAAATGATTTAGTGCGTTCTTCGAAGGTAGACGCCGGTTGGGGCAACTTCAGCCGGCCGGCTCAAGCTACACGAATCTGGCGCTCCTCGCCCAATATTTTGGACGCTTCTTCGGCGGGTAAAGGGCGGCTGAAGAGAAAACCTTGCATGCTATCGCACTTCAGCGACCTCAAGAGTTCTAGCTGCTCCAAAGTCTCGACGCCTTCCGCCAGCGCCTTCAGCTTCAGCGTGTGCGCGACCGTTATAATCGCGGTGGCGATTGCCGCGTCTTCGGTTCCGGCGCTCAGCTCCCTGATGAACGACCGGTCTATTTTGAGAACGTCGATCGGGAACCGTTTCAAATATCCAAGGGATGAATAACCGGTGCCGAAATCGTCTATCGAAATATAGATTCCTTTTTTCTTCAACTTGTTGAGCGTATCGACCGCCGCATCGGCGTCTTTCATAAGAACGCTCTCGGTTATCTCCAGCTCCAGATACCGGGGGTCGAGACCGGTCTCTTTTACAATTCGCGCCACCCTCTCAGCTAAATCAACCTGCTGGAACTGGCGACAAGACAAATTGACGGCCATCCTTATCGGAGCATGTCCCGCGTCTTGCCAGGCTTTGTTCTGCTCGCATGCGGTACGGAGCACCCACTCGCCTATCGGCACGATCAGCCCTGTCTCTTCGGCCATGGGGATGAATTCCGCCGGATAGACCAGGCCCAGGTCGGGGTGGTTCCAGCGAATGAGGGCCTCCATGCCGATTATCTCGCCGGTTGCCAAGTCCAGCTGCGGCTGATAGTAAACGGTAAATTCCTGCCGTTCGAGCGCTTTTCGCAGGTTGCCTTCCATCGCCAGCCGCTCGAACGCTTTGGCATTCATCGACGGCGCGTAGAGCTGGTAATTGTTTCTACCCTGTTCTTTTGCGCGATAAAGCGCGATGTCCGCGTTCTTTAAGAGTGACGACACGTCTTCGCCGTCGTCCGGATAGAGGGCGATACCTATGCTAGTCGTTACATGAAGCTCACCCCCCTCGAACATAAACGACGGCTTGAGCACATCGATGACCTTCTGGGCTACGACTGTAACGTCATCAATAGTATCAACCCGCGGTAAGAGCAGCGTGAACTCGTCACCGCCCAGACGTGCTATAGTGTCGCCTTCACGCAGACACCTTTTGAGCCGGTCGGCTACGCGCTGGAGCAATTGGTCGCCGACCGTGTGGCCCAGCGTATCGTTGATCGCCTTAAACCTGTCTAGATCCAGGAAGAACACTGCCAGCATATGGCCGTTGCGATGCGCGTTTGCGATAGCCAAGACAAGCCGGTCGGATAAGAGCGTGCGGTTGGGCAAATCGGTAAGCAGGTCAAAATATGCCATATAGTTGAGCATCTCTTCGGCGTGCTTGCGCTCGGTGATATCCTCGAAACTCTCAACGCCGCCGATTATGTCTCCACCGACATCGCGAATTACATCGACGTTCTTAGAGAGCGTTCGGATTTCGCCGTCTTTGCGACGTATCGTGCATTCGCCACGCATAATGGGCTTCAACACATCCGCCGAGAACAAGCCGCACCTGCTCACACAAGGGTCCCGCGAAAAAACCGTACATTTTTTCCCAATAATCTCTGAAGGCTCGTAGCCGGTTATCTCAGCCGCTTTATCGTTGAAACTAGTGATAACGGACTCGTTGTCGACGGTGAACACGGCGCTCGGCATGACCCGGTAGAGCTGTTCGACCCGCTCTTTTGCCTCTACGACAGCGGCCAACGCTTGTCTGTGCTCAGTAACATCCCTGACTACGACCTGAATGGCCTGTATGCCGTTGTACATGATCGGTGAGGCCGCTACCTCGACGTCGATTGTCCCGCCGTCGAGGCGTACAAACCTCTCTTCGATTAAATCGACCTCCTTGCCTTGCATCATCAGAGCGACACGCTCTTTCACCAGGGCGTGGTCGTCCGGATGGACAAGGCTAAGAACCGGTTTGTCGATGAGTTCAGCCGGTTTCGAGGCCCCGAGAAGCTTCGCTGCGGCCGCGTTCGCGTAGACGACCTTTCCGCCGCTGTGAACTGCCATCGCAACCGGGGATAATTCAATAAGGCGACGGTAGCGTTCCTCGCTCTCTTTGAGTAGTCTCTCGGAATCCTTACGGTCGGTGATGTCACGTGCGATGGCGATGATCGCTTCTTTACCTTGAAATTCCACGATGTGCGCATGGACTTCGACGTTTAGAGCCGACCCGTCCTTCTTCATGTGTGCCGACTCAAAGACGGCGCTGCTCTCGTCTCTTAGCTGCGCTATCCTCTCATCGAACAGCTCCACATTGTCCGACGTCGCCAAATCTTTGATGGTCATGTCGAGAAGTTCATCGCGGGTGTATCCGCGCGCCGTATACGCTGCTTCGTTGAAATAGATGAACTTGCCGTCGAAATCGATGACGAACGTCGCCATTGCCGAGTTTCCTAATAATCTTTCGAGAAAATCATAACGTTCCCGCAACCGATGTCTCCCTTGTGCATTGATAAGCTTTTTGACGCTCGACAGAGCTTTATTGCTACTCTAAAAATATCGGTCTACCGAGAAAAACCTTAAAGAATATGCCGAGATAGACACGGAGAGGCACGAAGATGAGTGACGGCGGTTCTGAAACAAGAGCGGGTTGCGCATGAAGTTTCTATATGATAAACGAACATATGTTCTATATGCAAGCATTAAAATAGGCCACCCATAAAAGGCGGCCTATTTTTGTGGAGGCGGTGGGACAGCTACCCTAACGTTTCCGAAAGGACCGGACTATGTCTTCAACCGCATTTATCTTGCAATGCGGTGCAAGGCGTATAGTAAGAGCCATAGATTTACCTACTTGGCAAGACTCCTACATAAGTCTCTAGAGGGCTTTCACCCCTCGGCGTTGCCTTATTCTCTCGAACTTAGATTTCACCGATGTAAGCCTTGTTTTTCCTGGTAGCGTTACCGCTACCGGCGACCCCATTTCTGAATCGAACCCACGTCCTCAGGCATTTCCACAAGAGCATCTACGAGTGTAGACTATGTTTGTTATTCGCTTCCGGCATCCCCACAGTCAGGGTAAACCGGTCGCTATCCCATAAGATTTTCTTCAACCCCTATGGGCGTCCGGGTGAAGTAAGCTCACTAAAATGACGTCGCCCTAGAGATGTGAGCAATCTCTAGTTTGACGAGCCGCAATTAAGCGGCTAGTGCAACTGGTTCGTTTGCGTTTGTTTTTTGTCAGATAGTTTAACGAGTTGTCTGAGCTCGACTCGCTTCTCTTGCCGAAACCAACCTCAGTCGAAGCCTGTCGCCCCCATATTTTTGGCCGGCAATATTAACCGCCGGCGCATTTTTCAATGTACGAAACCTCATATAAATTATATAGAATAAGGCGTGCGCTGTAAATGGGCCGGCGCTCTCACGCCCGGCATGCCAAACGCTCGACCCTACTGTTTCTGCCGCTCGCGAAGAGCGCGCTCTATATCGCGTTTCGCGGTGCGCTCGGAGATGTCCTTGCGCTTATCGTGGAGCAACTTACCCCTTGCCAGCCCTATCTCGACCTTCGCCTTGCCGCGGTTGTTGAAATAGACCTTGAGAGGTATGAGCGTATAGCCCTTCTCTTTTGTCTTCCCTATGAGGCGCAGTATCTCTTTCTTGTGCAGCAGTAATTTACGGGGCCGAATCGGGTCGGGCTGCGTAAATTTATCGACGTGGCTGTATGGGCTTATGTGGACATTAAATAGCCACATCTCGCCGTCGTCTATCCGCGCGTAGCTATCCCGCAGATTGATTTTACCGGCGCGAATCGACTTTACCTCAGACCCCTTAAGCTCGATTCCCGTTTCGTAGGTCTCATCGATATGGTAATCATGGTATGCTTTTCTGTTTTTGGCCGCGATTCTTTCGGTTTTCATGGTAATGAATTATATCACTTCGCGGCCGGGATGTGGCGAAAACTCCCGCCCCGAAGAAGTCGCGTAGCACAAGTCGTTCAACCGCGATATACGGCTCACGGCTACCTTGCCCTCTTAGAGCGTTTCTTACGGGCTTGTTCCTCTTCGGCCAAGACAAAATCTATCCTGCGCTCACCGATAACGACGTTCGTAATCTGGACCCGCACGGTGTGGCCGATTTGAAACGCCCTCCCCGTGCGCCGCCCAAGCAGCGTAAAGGTAGCCTCATCGTATTCGTAATAGTCGTCGGTTATGTCCTTAATATGGACGAGCCCCTCGGCCGTGTTCGCGAGCTGAACAAAAAACCCATATCCCGCGACACCGGTTATGGTCCCATCGAATTCCTCGCCGATATGCGCTTTCATAAGCTCACAGAGTTTGACATCGACCGATTCGCGCGAGGCCTCGTCGGCTTCGCGCTCCATGTACGAGCTGTGCTCGCAAATCTCGACGAGACTATCGACCATGCCTACGATGTCGGGCTCGGATAGACTCTGGTCGAGCGCCGCCTTGACCAGCCGGTGGACGATGAGGTCGGGATACCGCCTGATAGGCGAGGTGAAATGGGTATAGTTTTGTGAAGCCAACCCGAAGTGGAGCGTACTCGACGGCGTGTATTTCGCCCGCTTCATCGCCCGCAGCAAAAGGTTGTTTATGAGCAGCTTCTCAGGCCTGTCGTGCGCGTGCGTGATGATTTGCTGGATCACCCTCGGATGCGCCCCCTTGAGCTTCTTGACCGGATAATGGAGGTTTTCGATGAGTTCCTCTATCTGGACGAGGCTCTCCTCGTTGGGCTTGTCGTGGACGCGATAGACCATCGGCGAATCCTGCCAATACATAAAGCCGGCCACCGTCTCGTTGGTGAGAATCATCGCCTCCTCGATCAGCTTGGTCGCGGCGGTGCGCTCGCGCACTATGACCTCTAAAGGCTTGAGATCGGCATCGAGAATCACCTTCGGCTCGATGGTCTCGAAATTTAGGCTTCCCCGCCTCAAACGCTTAGCTTCCAGAACATCGCTCAGCTCGCGCATCGAAACGAGCAGGTCGCGGACGTCCTCATCGGGGAAGACCCCTGTCGCGAACGCCTCGTCGACCTGCTCATAGGTGAGACGGTAATCGCTATTTATCACCCCGTTGAATATCTCGAAATCGCCGACCTCACCGCTCTCATCGACGACCATCTCGACAGAGAGGCTCAGCCTGTCTACACGCGGGTTGAGGCTGCAAATATTGTTCGAAAGCTTATGGGGCAACAT
The sequence above is a segment of the Actinomycetota bacterium genome. Coding sequences within it:
- a CDS encoding EAL domain-containing protein, which translates into the protein MRERYDFLERLLGNSAMATFVIDFDGKFIYFNEAAYTARGYTRDELLDMTIKDLATSDNVELFDERIAQLRDESSAVFESAHMKKDGSALNVEVHAHIVEFQGKEAIIAIARDITDRKDSERLLKESEERYRRLIELSPVAMAVHSGGKVVYANAAAAKLLGASKPAELIDKPVLSLVHPDDHALVKERVALMMQGKEVDLIEERFVRLDGGTIDVEVAASPIMYNGIQAIQVVVRDVTEHRQALAAVVEAKERVEQLYRVMPSAVFTVDNESVITSFNDKAAEITGYEPSEIIGKKCTVFSRDPCVSRCGLFSADVLKPIMRGECTIRRKDGEIRTLSKNVDVIRDVGGDIIGGVESFEDITERKHAEEMLNYMAYFDLLTDLPNRTLLSDRLVLAIANAHRNGHMLAVFFLDLDRFKAINDTLGHTVGDQLLQRVADRLKRCLREGDTIARLGGDEFTLLLPRVDTIDDVTVVAQKVIDVLKPSFMFEGGELHVTTSIGIALYPDDGEDVSSLLKNADIALYRAKEQGRNNYQLYAPSMNAKAFERLAMEGNLRKALERQEFTVYYQPQLDLATGEIIGMEALIRWNHPDLGLVYPAEFIPMAEETGLIVPIGEWVLRTACEQNKAWQDAGHAPIRMAVNLSCRQFQQVDLAERVARIVKETGLDPRYLELEITESVLMKDADAAVDTLNKLKKKGIYISIDDFGTGYSSLGYLKRFPIDVLKIDRSFIRELSAGTEDAAIATAIITVAHTLKLKALAEGVETLEQLELLRSLKCDSMQGFLFSRPLPAEEASKILGEERQIRVA
- the smpB gene encoding SsrA-binding protein SmpB, producing the protein MKTERIAAKNRKAYHDYHIDETYETGIELKGSEVKSIRAGKINLRDSYARIDDGEMWLFNVHISPYSHVDKFTQPDPIRPRKLLLHKKEILRLIGKTKEKGYTLIPLKVYFNNRGKAKVEIGLARGKLLHDKRKDISERTAKRDIERALRERQKQ
- the rnr gene encoding ribonuclease R, encoding MQITREIIKLMSKKGYAPQDLDGLAAELELPGIDKHDIKKALGLLEAEGKVLRTKKGKYALPAQLDLVIGELLSNKAGYGFVKTPIGDVFVPASKINGAMHGDKVAIRISRRKTRQGPRSEGEIARILERAYEAVVGRYERHGKISIVVPSDKRIQYHVFVHRNDAIDAKDGDMVVAKILEYPDGVRAARGSIVEIIGDETSPTIEIDVIVREHNLSTEFTLATMAEVESVPESVIVADTLGRKDYRDLFTVTIDGLDAKDFDDAVSIRRDNRGHFHLGVHIADVSHYVGIGSALDQEAYERATSVYLADRVLPMLPHKLSNNICSLNPRVDRLSLSVEMVVDESGEVGDFEIFNGVINSDYRLTYEQVDEAFATGVFPDEDVRDLLVSMRELSDVLEAKRLRRGSLNFETIEPKVILDADLKPLEVIVRERTAATKLIEEAMILTNETVAGFMYWQDSPMVYRVHDKPNEESLVQIEELIENLHYPVKKLKGAHPRVIQQIITHAHDRPEKLLINNLLLRAMKRAKYTPSSTLHFGLASQNYTHFTSPIRRYPDLIVHRLVKAALDQSLSEPDIVGMVDSLVEICEHSSYMEREADEASRESVDVKLCELMKAHIGEEFDGTITGVAGYGFFVQLANTAEGLVHIKDITDDYYEYDEATFTLLGRRTGRAFQIGHTVRVQITNVVIGERRIDFVLAEEEQARKKRSKRAR